From Xiphophorus couchianus chromosome 7, X_couchianus-1.0, whole genome shotgun sequence:
CTCTGGTCTTATGAAACCAAGATTGAACTTTTTGGCATTAATTCTAAGCAGTATGAGTGGAGAAAACTAGGCACTGCTTTTCTGCAGTGCCTGGACAGAACAGGATTACTGGTTGCAACTGAAGGAAAGATGACCAGagatcctggaagaaaacctcttCCATAGTCCTCAGGATGTCAGattggacacacacacacacacacacacacacatccacacacacagaaaagcatGGTCATCCTTTGTAAAATTGTCTTTACTTCATTTACATATGTAACAATTCGATGGACTCCAGTTTCCTGCCTATTTGCTTACTGGGCTCTGAGGTGTGGCTCACTGGGAGTGATGGATGGCTCTCTGGGTGACCGCTCTGGGAGATCCCTGATTTTCCAGATTATTTGGTGGCTTCAACTTTCTTTTCAATGAACTTGGTTGAGGTAGAAAAAAGTAGGGTGGAGGTGTTGGAGaatctttttctgaaattaaaatgtgtctGATGTTCCAAAggattttattgtgacaaaaaacaacaaaaacttgtAAGGTGACTATTAAAACCTGTACTTGTCTACTTCAAAACCAGAGCTTGAGAGGAAAATGGAAGAGATGGGTAGAACTGAACGCAATGAGGCtcattaatttcagaattcaTATTGATATATTATTAGTGAAAGACAGAGATTTCAAGGGGAATTATGTAATTGTCAGGTTGGTTTGAACAGCTGTTTTACccttaatgaataaaatcataattaattaaatagcCTTTGTATTAACTCTGTctttaaatttcaaatatttaagtgtgattaaaaaaagagccAAAAACAGAAGGAGTGTTTATGGaggcaaataatttttttacaccACCGGAACATAACTGGACAAATTACAATGATTTGTTGAAATACCTCATATGTTTTTAGAAGGTAGCAAGAGACTGGAGAACTACAGAAAACCAACAtctgcacagggagaacatacaAAGAAAGCACCAAAATGTAACATATTTATAGGTTTCAATTACTGCTTAGTGGGTAAAAGGCTAATAAAGCCGTCTATAGACTGACAGCTGGATAGATGGCAGTCAGTCAGACAAAtgcaaaatcttttttcagtaatatgttaaaggaaataaaaatcacacaaacacgTGGTAGACATAATGAGATTTATTAACTTAACTATGTCATACAATAAACTGAcattaaagctttaaaagaCAGTGACATGTCACAAACTTATTCTGACTTAAATTTTAATTGTGTGGGATCTGACAACAGACACCTAAAAACAGGACAGAACATATAGAAGAACTGTATCgcaacacatttttctaaaaataccTCTGTATCACCAATCAAATGTATCTGTTAAAAGCTGTTTGCATCAAACTTCACCTCGTTTGTCTGGCTTTCGATGTCACCATGCAAATGAATGTGGACacatttcattcataaaaacagGAGATCCTTATTAGCATTATTACCATCTGTTACTATATGGCTGTATTGTTTCACTAACATTCATTTGATGGATTAGTTGAAGAGGCATTGACTTCATTTTACGGTGTGTTTCAAAGCTACTTCTAGCTCctcatttaagattttttgaaatttgtaatgttgcaaccacaaagcAAATAGACTCATGCATAGACAGCAGTTAAAAGAACAACTTGCTCACTCAGAGCAGTCATTTAGTcaaaactttagaaatattttcatgtagCATAAGGACAATCCCCTCTATGCCTGTagatatgttctacccagaactcctcaagtggcagttttagcttgaTCAGGTTCACATCAGTTTAAATCTGCTATATTTAGCACATTTtgctatccagttattaattgattaatccaaACCAAATCCCCAGATCAGTCCTACTCTGTATAGATGTTAAAGTCAAGCAGACAgaactgagcttttcacatgttgatgtttgtaGGATCTTTTAACTGCAGATGATTCCTTTGCTATGAATAATAAAGCATTCAGTTAAGGAAtgatgttattgcattttaggcaataagatgttcattttcacatttaaaaaagaaattgtattatttgtttatctgcattttttatatacagtacagaccaaaggtttggacacaccttttaattcaatgagtttcctttattttcatgactattgacattgtagattcacactgaaggcatcaaaactatgaataacacatgtggaaatatgcactaaataaaaaaagtgtaaaacaactgaaaatagcccttatattctagtttcttcaaagtagcaaccttttgctgtgattactgctttgcacacactctgcattttcttgatgagcttcaagaggtcgtcacctgaaatggttttcacttcataggtgtgcctatgtcaggttaataagtgagatttattgccttataaatagtaatgaaaataaagaaaacccattgaattagaaggtgtgtccaaacttttggtctgtactgtatatataattaatattttataaaataagcttcagtgcttaaatgaaaaatctgcagaatgtggcatTTCTTGATTTGATTAATTGTCTCAGTAATTGATAGGACAATAATAATTAGTGGTAGCTCTACATTAttgtatatacatattttactaAACCTGTGTATAATGTCAGTGTGCGTATTAAACGTTTCTAAATGTTCTGTGTTGTTACAGACAGCAGGAAGTTCTGTGTGAAGAACCTCGGAGGCCTTCAGCTGCCAACAGGTTCCTTATAGCAGAAGAAGTTCTTCCTCTGGCCGCAGTCTCTGATCCCAAACAGGGAGTCGCTGTTCTTCTCCAGGACGCCACACCTGCTAACTGGGCAGCCTGGTGTGTCCGGGTACTGCACCGGTTCTCCAGCACTCCAGACCCACTCATCGCCCAGGTAACGCAGACCCGTCCACACCTGCCGACATGTACCAGAGAGCCACATGAATACAGTACAGTGGTAATATGCTGCCCTCATGTGGCAAATGAAGGCTGCGTTCGCTCTGCAGCCTGAAGTCACTCAAGTCCAATTGACATGACGCTGGCTCCGCCCCCATGCTGACGTAGAGGAATCCTCCCCCAATCATTCCAGGGTACttgtcagcaactgaccaatcagcgTTCCAAGTACAATACTCCGAGAATATTCACAGTATGTATCATACAAAACACGCTGCAGTCAGAGacattttgaggaaaataatagaTAATCACGGTCAAAGTTGTCATTGGGTAATATGCAATCCCGACAGCGGTCACCCAGAACATACAGAGGGCGgaatacaatttattacatttccaaaatcaAAAAGGAGTCTGGAATAATGCAAGAAATGAATCATGGACTGCAGCCCAACTCACACCCAGTTGAATGAAACTGATGGACGGGAACTACCACAGTTAGTCAGCACCATGAAGGTAACTGGTAGTAAACATCCCAGTTTTTGTCATAATGATACTTACTGATAGCTCCGTGCTAACGACTCACaactcagttaaattaaaataacaatgctAAACATCTAATCATTTACAGAACAATAAGTGAAGGTAGTTATGCTGGTTTTTATGCGTGTAGATTCCTatggcagcatgaaaacagaCTGCGCTAACTGCCATATTGGCATTTCAACACCGTTTCATAATACTGTTTATTTCTAGcattttcctgaaggcagattttTACAAGCCGGTATTATTTAAGCCATTACTCACCCATTTTGTTCCACAGCGTTCACACTCACATCCAATCAGACTTTTTTGTCCCTCTTTTGTCCTCTTGGGCTTTATCTGATTTCTCCGTTATTTCCCGCTAATAACCTTACAGACCTGACGTAGGACCAGTTACAGAATTTTCTTGCCCACAGTCTTCGCCTCAGTGTTGGTTTATAAggcaaaaatgactcaaaaaatgtCTATGGTAGCATTGAGGTCTGTTAGTCTTCCTTATTAAGCGTGGTTGTCGGAGGATTGCTCTACTTCCGCATTGGCGCGGAGCCGGCGTCATGTTAATTGtttgtgaaattttatttttttctttttctttttcttgttttttaagcGTGGTTGTTCAAACTTCCAAATATATGCGACCAGGGGCACCGCCAGGAAAATTGAGCCCCATGACTAACAAATTTAATTGGGCCCccctgctgttacaatttcttgagcCTATTTGACCCATAAGAAGAGGCACAATTTTAAAAGCGTGCAGCTGCCTTGCTTTCTTGTCATggcagtttgttatgagacagacaatctgtgaaaagatgaatCTCCTCCTGGACTGACAAGAGgctgttttttattataatgttACAAACATTGTTTGATTTTCCGTCactaataaatatattgttttgttatgtaattgtaaaaagaGCAGTGAGACATGAAAAATCCACATAGACTCCCTGGAatgatgctaactagcttgtCTCTGAACACAGTGTTGCTCACCGTTTTCACTGGGACAGGGAGGAGGGATTATTCTGATATGGGAGTTAGAGCTGGTGCTGACTGGCTCATCTGTTGTTAGGTGTGGTAAAACGGTACAGGTACAACTTAAATATGTTGGTAGATTTTATTCCTTTGTTCTTTAAATGccagtgaaatggaggcaaacagtctgtagctaagcttaCTATTCTAAGTGGTTGATCATCTCAAACGTACATAAGGGATAAAACAAACGTAAGAGCGGAGCGGGGGACACTACAAGATGTTTACGGTTTAATAATAATACGAGAGCATGGCGGACAGGTAGCCTAAATGCTCTCATTGGGTCATTTTCAGGATTCCGGTTCGAAGAGTAGTTTAGTAGACTGGTTTAATTCAGGGTTAAGATACACCACAAAGCAAGAGGATGAGTCGGTCAACAGCATCAGTGCAGAGTAAACAGCGGCCCACCTCCTCAGTGGTAGCGTATTGGGCTCTCTCTCGTGCGTAGTTGTGGTCGTCGGGGGTGATCAGGGTTGCCAGGTCATATCTGTTCCCTTCTTTCAGAGTCCTGCAGTGCTCCAACGCCTCCTCCCACGTCTTATTCTTCTTCACCAGAACCAGGTCCTCGTCATAACACAAGTAAGTATGTGGAAAGTCACAACTTTCACTCCTCCATGTGCTTCGGAGCTGAAAGACACAGAGCTCGCCGCTTTTTGGTTCTGCAAACAAAGCAGCACAGAGGATGGGGATTCTGTTATATCAGTTATTTACATCAGAGAGTATCTGATGTCATCATCAACGCTTACGGGAGGTGGCTGTGCAACGAAAGGcaaattaattactttaaaaaaaaaatcatagtgAGTTTTTACGGATTATATTGTTTTAGATTCCGTCACTCACAGTAGAAGAGCACTTATGATTAACATGACAGATTTCTACATGCTGTAAGTGTGGGGAAACCTGTAAAATTGGTAGTGGATCAAATATATATAGTTAAATGTCTCTTAGATATCTAACTAAGAGACATCTATAGTTAGATGCCCATTAGCAAGTTTGAtttaaatagttgttttttttttaatcggaGCCTCCAGTGGTTGGGGCTTTGAATCGGTCCTGTAAGAAGCCTAACGTCCGTCTCCTTGTTCTGTTCTGAAAGCAGTTTTATTATTAGGTGTGTTTTGAATTATTGTTCTGTTGGAACATCTAATTGTTTAACTGTCTCATGTCTGATCTGACTAAATGGGTCACGACTTCTGCAGTAACACTGACCTCTGCAGGAGGTACTGCAGTGTTACATctacaataactttttttagGAAGCTTGGACATTATATCAAGTACATTTAACTTTCCTCTTTGGATTAAAGGAcgttttttattgaattgtaTTGAATTGAAtagcacagcaaaaaaaaaaaaaaaaactgatgataAAATATCACCTAGTTGCTCTGCTCACCATTAAGTTCCCAGTTGAAGAAGGTTGCGATCTCCTCTCCACTGGACCATTTCCACGGACCGGTATTGTTATCACGGTACAATCCGATCCAGCCTACGCCGCCGGAATAAGcttgcatttctgttttagttCTGATGGTGGCCAGGTCACTGTGTTTCTCTCGACAGGCAGACTGAGCCTGTCGCCAAGTAGCCCAAACAGAATAATGTTTAAACGTCAGAGTGTTGAGTCTGGTGTTTTGGCTCCTGACAGGATGAACGGTCAGCATCAAGGGGACAAAGATGAAGACGAACCAAATCATGTTTCCACCGAAGGCCATCCAAACACCTGGGATCAGATATGCatgttattaaagctgcagtatgtaacttttttttaaaaataaatgttttttacatatttgttaaaactgtcaccatgttgtggcAGTTTACtctgagacagataatctcgatccctcctccacctcctccctgagctgctattgctgtctgaagaagcAATCTGAGCCAGggggaggggcttagcgctgtcaatccaCCAtgtgtactcgctgctaaatttGCTAAATAGCAACTTACTGTTTCAGGAAaaccatccattcatccgtcattggtggctatgctaactagccttagcattcctGACAGGCTCTGCCATCAGAAAGAAGCTACTACAGCGTATCAGAAATGTGGGGATGGGGGAACGAGCAGCGCCACACGGCGGGTGATTGACAGTGTTAGgacctcctcctggctctgattggttgtctctagttagcactgggagaagacagaggagttagatttttttgtttcccatATTATCTGCCTGATATTATGCTGTCTCGTGAcaatagtgacagtttcaaaaatatgtaaaaaaacccacatttttttcttttaataaaagttacatattgcagctttaaacatTAACCTCTGTAAAATACCTAAAGGCTGTAAAAGGATGGAGAGAAACACTGACATGTTCCAAAAAAAGGAGCACCTGGCTGAGAAACGCCACACAAGTTTTCACATTAATACAAAACTGCTTGTTTCTACTCATGTGAGTTTGAAATGTAACTTCACTTAGGGACATTTCTGCTTTGATTTCGTGCATTGTGTGTGAACAGGTTCTTACTGCCATCTGGTGAAATTTTCATGCCTGTTGCACCTTTAGGAACAAATTCAGTTAGAGAAATGGTGATGTGTTTCGCCACAGAACATACAATAGATATAAATGCAGGGAAATTAGTGTAGATATACACATGACATGTGTTTGCTCGCCCcacaattttcacattttccaacaAATATCAATGGCACACCAATCAGCAATACAAACAAATCAGTGTGATCTTCATCATAGCTCATATTATACCAAACATCATCTCAGTACGACAGCTGATGGCACCGCAggacaggaggaggagagaggaaaataaCATAACAATATCACAAAACATACTTCTATTCCTTTTggttcttattttgttttattttatttccacccAAAACATCTCTGTGTGATTCCAGATGAACTCAAATAGGaaacatataataataataataataataataataataataataataataataataataatctggaAACAGTTGCCAAAAATTGCCATTTTACCATTTGTCCTCCTTTTTGTGCCACTgtatttcattgtttctgtagatttgtgtttgtttgttcccTGACCCGTTAAGCCtgctctctctctgtttctttactgtttgatttaaaaccCTCATGAAGTTTGACTTTcaactgtaaaagaaaactttttttcctgtgtgcTAAAGCCACCCTAAAACCTCTACACGCACAGGATCAGAACCAATCTGAAATCAATATGGATTATATCAACTagtaaatgtcaaaaaatatgtCATTGGTGATCATATAtttaagaaagttttaaaacattctgTCTTTCCGCCTGGTCCATGTGACACTTTATCCATAATCCTGAGTAATAATTCTGTACTCACCACAGGCTGTAGAGGTTTTTGGAGCTCTTCTTCTGGTGATGCTGAGTCTCCGTGTTTATACCCAGTAAAAAGTCTCCACCGACCAATCACAGAACGACACTTAACATTAAAATGCAGATTACCCCGGCTACCACACCACTCACTCAGCTGCCTCCAACTTCTGTTTCACACCTTTCAGCCAAACTTCTCAAGCTGTTCACATACAACAGTGTTTGTAACTAGATCCCTTacagatgtatttttaattgaaatgttttttatgtccagaataaatacaaaatgtagtgTCCTCGAGCAGCATGTGCAGAAGCTGGTTGAATGCAGGTATCAGGGCAGCTTCATGCTACAAAAAGACATCTGAATATGATATCCTAATTATTTAATTGACTTTATTAAGTCAGGGATGCATGTGGCATCAAAGTAAACAGGTTGGACTGATAAAAAAGTAGCATGTCTTTGTATGACCATAAACGTCTCAGATTATTTGTATAGGgaaatgacattttcaaatacaatgCTCCCTTGCGGCAAAAAGATCCTTCGTTTCCTGctttattaaatctgttttaattaagTCAGGATTAAGTCAGGTAAACAGAGCTTCCAAATCAACCCTGTCCCATTTcaaaacatgctttttaaacatttacttatATGCTATATCTGTAGGACTTTTAGTTGAacacattctgtttttcttcatatttcacACAAGGTTTCCCCCCTAGAAAACTTGCCAAGCCCAGTGGTAGGGGGCTTGGCAAGCCCCCTAGGGGTACCTCCTATGTACATAGAGGGTAGATAGGGGGTACTATGTACCACTTTTTGagacaaattttttttaaagttcacaggaaatttggaaaaatatcaGTAGGTAATTGTTATTCAAAGACATTGGTAACAAAACCTAAACACCAActgaaaagactttaaaaaatggcaaaccaacacaaacagcaCTTTGCTTGTTTCATCCTAGTTTTaatgtccaaaatgtttttgatccTTTATATGtgacttgtcattttatttgttgaagttGGTGGCGTGTAGACTGATAAAAGACAGGAAATAGTTACGAAGTTCCAGAGAATAAAG
This genomic window contains:
- the LOC114147681 gene encoding lymphocyte antigen 75-like: MAFGGNMIWFVFIFVPLMLTVHPVRSQNTRLNTLTFKHYSVWATWRQAQSACREKHSDLATIRTKTEMQAYSGGVGWIGLYRDNNTGPWKWSSGEEIATFFNWELNEPKSGELCVFQLRSTWRSESCDFPHTYLCYDEDLVLVKKNKTWEEALEHCRTLKEGNRYDLATLITPDDHNYARERAQYATTEEVWTGLRYLGDEWVWSAGEPVQYPDTPGCPVSRCGVLEKNSDSLFGIRDCGQRKNFFCYKEPVGS